CAAAACGCTTTGAAATCTTAGCCGCAATCATAAATGGCGTGACGTTGATCGTCATTGCCCTCTATATTTTCATCGAAGCGATTCAGCGTTTTATCGATCCACCAGCTGTCGCAACGACCGGGATGCTGATCATCAGTGTCCTTGGCTTGCTCGTCAACATACTGGTCGCCTGGATCATGACACGAGGCGGAGGACATGAACATAACCTCAACATGCGCGGTGCATATCTGCACGTCTTAAGCGACATGCTCGGATCGGTCGGTGCGATTGCTGCGGCTCTTCTCATCATGTTCTTCGGTTGGGGATGGGCGGATCCACTCGCGAGTGTCATCGTCGCGATCCTCGTCCTACGGAGCGGATATTACGTGACGAAGGCGTCGGTTCACGTCTTGATGGAAGGGACGCCGAGCGACGTCGATATCGATGAAGTCGTCGCGACGATTCAGACGAACGAAGCGGTCCTCGGACTACATGATCTGCACATCTGGTCGATCACGAGTGGTTATAACGCGTTATCGTGTCACGTCGTCGTCAAGGAAGACATGACCGTCCGGGAGTCAGAGTCGATTCGCGAACAGATCGATCACGATTTAAAACACGTCGGTATCACTCATGCGACGATTCAGGTCGAGACGGATCAACACGCGCATGACGATACGTTATATTGTGACGGGAAACACGAATCGCATACGCATTAAAAAAACG
This window of the Exiguobacterium acetylicum genome carries:
- a CDS encoding cation diffusion facilitator family transporter; the protein is MAHDHHHHHHHTDNKKILGLSFLIITVFMVVEVIGGIWTNSLALLSDAGHMLSDSISLAIALLAFQFSSQAPDANKTFGSKRFEILAAIINGVTLIVIALYIFIEAIQRFIDPPAVATTGMLIISVLGLLVNILVAWIMTRGGGHEHNLNMRGAYLHVLSDMLGSVGAIAAALLIMFFGWGWADPLASVIVAILVLRSGYYVTKASVHVLMEGTPSDVDIDEVVATIQTNEAVLGLHDLHIWSITSGYNALSCHVVVKEDMTVRESESIREQIDHDLKHVGITHATIQVETDQHAHDDTLYCDGKHESHTH